The Agrococcus sp. SGAir0287 DNA window CGACGCGGACGCCGCGGCGACGCGCGTCGACCTCGACGAGGCGCGCGCGTTCGCCCGCGATCGCGGCGCACGGCTGCCCACAGATGCCGAATGGCGCGAGGCCGCCGCCGATCCGGCATTCGAGCGGCCCGCGCCCACGCCGTGGGAGTGGACCGAGACGGAGCGCAGCGACGGGATCACGCGCCGCGTGCTGCTCGTCGGCGGCAGCGCGCGCGCCGTGGAGGGCTCCGACTGGTACGCCGACGGTGGCCCGCAGCCGCCCGAGCGCGTCCTGGCCTGGCTGCGCACCGGGCTCGACCGCAGCGACGCGATCGGCCTGCGCCTCGCCTGGGACCTGCACGCCGCCGATCGCGAGGAGCGAGCATGACCGGTCCGCTCGAGGGGGTGCGCGTCATCGACGCCTCGACGCTGTTCGCCGGGCCGCTCGCGGCGACGTTCCTCGGCGACTTCGGCGCCGACGTCACGAAGATCGAGCACCCCTCGCGACCCGACGCCGCGCGCGGCCACGGGCAGGCGAAGGACGGCGTCAACCTGTGGTGGAAGACGCTCGGACGCAACAAGCGCGCCGCGACGCTCGACCTGTCGACGCCCGACGGCGGCGACCTGCTCGTCGATCTCGCGCGTCACGCCGACGTGCTCGTCGAGAACTTCCGTCCCGGCACGCTCGAGCGCTGGGGCATCGGGCCCGATCGCCTGCTCGCGGCGAACCCGCGCCTCGTCCTCGCGCGCGTCACCGCGTTCGGGCAGACGGGACCGCTGGCGAGGCAGCCGGGCTTCGGCTCGATCGCCGAGGCGATGAGCGGCTTCGCCGCGCTCACGGGCGAGCCCGACGGCCCGCCCATCCTGCCGCCGTTCGGCCTCGCCGACGGCATCACCGCGCTCGCCACCGCCTACGCCTGCAGCATCGCGCTGCGGCACGCGGAGCGCACGGGCGAGGGGCAGGTGGTCGACATGGCCATCATCGAGCCGATCCTCATGCTGCTCGGCGGCGGCATCACCGCCTACGACCAGCTCGGCTACCTGCAGCCGCGCACCGGCAACCGCTCGGTGAACAACGCGCCGCGCAACGTGTACCGGACGCGCGATGGCCGCTGGGTCGCCGTATCGACGTCGTCGCAGTCGATCGCCGAGCGCGTCATGCGGCTCGTCGGGCGCCCCGACGTCGTCGACGAGCCGTGGTTCGCGACCGGCAGGGGTCGTGCGGCGCACGTCGAC harbors:
- a CDS encoding CaiB/BaiF CoA transferase family protein is translated as MTGPLEGVRVIDASTLFAGPLAATFLGDFGADVTKIEHPSRPDAARGHGQAKDGVNLWWKTLGRNKRAATLDLSTPDGGDLLVDLARHADVLVENFRPGTLERWGIGPDRLLAANPRLVLARVTAFGQTGPLARQPGFGSIAEAMSGFAALTGEPDGPPILPPFGLADGITALATAYACSIALRHAERTGEGQVVDMAIIEPILMLLGGGITAYDQLGYLQPRTGNRSVNNAPRNVYRTRDGRWVAVSTSSQSIAERVMRLVGRPDVVDEPWFATGRGRAAHVDELDDAVAGWIGARDLAEVVDAFERVEAAIGVVDDVAGVMANPQYDALGTILEIDDDELGRMRMQNVLFRLSRTPGAVQHTGRRHGADTAAVLAEVGVTPEQLAALRERGIA